Proteins encoded within one genomic window of Gadus macrocephalus chromosome 18, ASM3116895v1:
- the LOC132447037 gene encoding myoferlin-like isoform X2 — protein sequence MGATIDLVIAYDPPPNANPQGGGDTMVDSGGGGEEGTDAGPPAHAGGSGGVVAFRRRDRSSRSHLANKPQDFQIRVRVIEGRQLLGNNVKPVVKVNVSGETHRTRIRRGNNPFFDEVFFYNVHMLPSELFDKSINIRVYDSYSLRADALMGEFMVDVGYVYDEPAHCVIRKWLLLSDPEDHSSGAKGYLKVSVFIVGAGEEPPVDTGEAGGEEDDIESNLLLPAGLALRWATLSLKVFRAEDVPQMDDAFLQSMKGIFGESPGKKNLVDPFLEASFAGQKLCTSVMEKNANPEWNQVLSLQVKFPSMCECIKLTIMDWDRLTRNDAIGTTHLNLAKIASSGGEIEANTGESEVGFLPAFGPCYINLYGSPREFTGLPDPYADLNYGKGEGVAYRGRVLVQLSTQLEGKADKAVDDISSDHILVTQKYQRRRKYCLCAVFHNASMIHDPGEPIQFEVSIGNYGNKLDNTCKPFASTTQYSCAVFDGNRYYYLPWAATKPVVVVNSFWEDISHRLDTINIILFITRRLISNLDLLKNTISAKASDREQVEVWVKLLTQLEEDLESYPLPELEGQAHLTSLDLQLKKLRDSAMATIRGAARQMREDTKQIRDCVADIEGWVEKLTQLAEEPQNSMPDVFIWMLRGEKRVAYSRVPAHQVLFSMHSEQACGQFCGNTQTIFMQYPMDKNKGLKVPVQIRVNMWLGLSSEEMKFNSFSEGTFSVFAELYENQAELFGKWGTTGLVGRYNYSDVTGKMKLKQQYFLPPRGWEWEEEWFVDPQKSLLTEADAGHTEFMDEVFENETRYPGGDWKPASEHYTDVNGEKNQSLREFALPEGWSWEDVWTADLNRAVDEQGWEYGVTIPTDDKPRSWAPVEKMYHVHRRKRMVRPRKRAEPPAGGAAEKRDRGDPEGWEFSSLIGWNFHRKERSSDTFRRRRWSRKMAPEDRLGAAAIFKLEGALGVNTEEKESSDSTKAFGANTPTVSCSFDNVFVYHLRVYVYQARELASMDKDSFSDPFAHVSFLHLSKTTEKLKSTLNPTWDQTLIFNDLEIYGDPQSMARDPPKVVLEFYDYDQVGNDELLGRTVFPPLVELSSNRDRTPKLLWYPIMQKGHRAGEALLAAELILKDKNAPIDLPLVPPMRSLNLYMVPQGIRPVVQLTAVEILVWGLRNMKPYELAAVASPSLVVECGGQRVESAVIRNMKKSPNFPSSVLFIQVYLPKDEMYTPPIVLKVIDHRPFGRKPVVGQCTISSLERFRCDPHVITAEGSMANKMSLMSSTAPHLSISMDENRPLLEAQFMHSMSAALDKMATPASHFEKETEDWWSKFYASMGDRERCGEYLQKGYDTLEAYDNELEDLPEFNGLTDFCDTFKLERGKKQSKDSDPDVVGEFKGSFRVYPLSDDPGVMAPPRQFRELPDSGPQECLVRVYIIRAIDLQPKDNNGRCDPYIKITLGRNRIDDSDHYVPNNTNPVFGKMFEMSCYLPQEKDLKISVYDYDLLTRDEKVGETVIDLENRFLSRFNSYCGLPQTYCISGVNQWRDQMKPSQILDNVARLKGLSKPRTEDNGNTLTFMGRDYTLAEFEANKEVHQHLGPARERMCLHVLRTQGLVPEHVETRTLYSSFQPSLSQGRLQMWVDVFPKSLGVPGPPFDITPRKAKKNILRVIVWNTTDVTLDETSITGEHMSDIYVKGWMPGMEEEKQKTDVHYRSLDGDGNFNWRFIFNFDYLPAEQLCLVSKKEHFWNLDKSEFRIPPKLIVQIWDNDKFSLDDYLGVVELDLRSLIPPAKTPEKCSMEMMERGPDKSKSQQAQSQQAQSLLAQKSVRGWWPCTIDKDGKKELGGKVEMTLEIVGDEDADEKPAGKGRDEPNMNPRLEPPNRPDTSFFWFTSPCKAMKFIVWRRFRCLFIMLILLVIVGLFLGILLYSLPNYISMKIVNPMG from the exons GCTACAATCGACCTGGTTATCGCCTATGACCCACCTCCCAACGCTAACCCCCAGGGAGGGGGCGATACCATGGTGGACTCCG gtggtgggggtgaggaggggactGACGCGGGCCCCCCTGCTCATGCTGGAGGTTCTGGAGGGGTAGTAGCATTCCGGCGGCGTGATCGGAGTTCCAGGAGTCACCTGGCTAACAAACCACAGGACTTCCAG ATCCGTGTCCGTGTGATTGAGGGCCGTCAGTTGCTAGGCAACAACGTCAAACCGGTGGTGAAGGTGAACGTGAGTGGAGAGACCCACAGGACGAGGATAAGGAGAGGCAACAACCCCTTCTTCGATGAG GTCTTCTTCTACAATGTACACATGTTGCCATCAGAGCTGTTTGATAAGAGCATCAACATTCGT GTGTACGACTCCTACTCTCTCAGGGCGGATGCCCTCATGGGGGAGTTTATG GTGGACGTTGGTTACGTCTATGATGAACCTG cccACTGTGTCATAAGAAAGTGGCTCCTGCTAAGCGACCCAGAGGACCACAGCTCCGGGGCCAAAGGTTACCTGAAGGTCAGCGTCTTCATCGTTGGAGCAGGGGAAGAACCACCG GTTGATACAGGGGAGGCCGGGGGTGAGGAGGATGACATAGAGAGTAACCTGCTCCTGCCAGCCGGGCTGGCCCTGCGCTGGGCCACGCTGTCCCTCAAGGTGTTCCGGGCGGAGGACGTTCCCCAGA TGGACGATGCGTTCCTCCAGAGCATGAAGGGGATCTTTGGGGAAAGCCCGGGCAAGAAGAACCTGGTGGACCCTTTCTTGGAGGCTTCCTTCGCTGGTCAGAAG TTGTGCACCTCCGTCATGGAGAAGAACGCTAATCCAGAATGGAACCAAGTGCTGAGCCTTCAAGTCAAG TTCCCCTCCATGTGTGAGTGCATCAAGTTGACCATAATGGACTG GGACCGGCTGACCCGGAACGACGCCATTGGAACCACCCACCTGAACCTGGCCAAGATCGCCTCTTCTGGAGGGGAGATCGAAG CCAACACAGGGGAGTCTGAGGTGGGCTTCCTGCCTGCCTTCGGGCCCTGCTACATCAACCTCTACGGCAGCCCCAGAGAGTTCACGGGTCTGCCTGATCCCTATGCCGACCTCAACTATGGCAAG GGAGAGGGTGTGGCCTACAGGGGCAGGGTTTTGGTTCAGCTCTCCACCCAGCTGGAGGGGAAAGCAGACAAGGCTGTGGACGACATCAGCAGCGACCACATCCTGGTGACCCAG AAATACCAGCGAAGGAGGAAGTACTGCCTCTGTGCGGTCTTCCACAATGCCAGCATGATCCATGATCCTGGCGAGCCAATCCAGTTCGAGGTCAGCATCGGTAACTATGGAAACAAACTGGACAACACCTGCAAGCCATTCGCCTCCACCACCCAGTACAGCTGTGCAGTGTTTGACG GTAACCGCTACTACTACCTGCCCTGGGCGGCCACCAAACCAGTGGTGGTCGTGAACTCGTTCTGGGAAGACATCTCCCATCGGCTGGACACCATCAacatcatcctcttcatcacccGGCGGCTG ATATCGAACCTGGACCTCCTTAAAAACACCATCAGTGCCAAAGCCTCAGACAGAGAGCAGGTGGAGGTTTGGGTGAAGTTACTGACTCAACTCGAAGAAGACCTAGAAAG CTATCCACTACCCGAGCTGGAGGGACAGGCACACCTGACCTCTCTGGACCTCCAGCTGAAGAAGCTCCGAGACAGCGCCATGGCAACCATCCGAGGGGCAGCCAGGCAGATGAGGGAGGATACCAAGCAGATCAGAGACTGTGTGGCAGACATTGAGGGCTGGGTGGAGAAACTCACACAGCTGGCTGAGGAG CCTCAGAACAGCATGCCAGACGTGTTCATCTGGATgctgagaggggagaagagggtggCCTACAGCCGAGTCCCCGCCCACCAGGTGCTGTTCTCCATGCACAGCGAGCAGGCCTGTGGGCAGTTCTGTGGAAACACTCAGACCATCTTCATGCAG TACCCCATGGACAAGAACAAGGGGCTCAAGGTGCCGGTGCAGATCAGGGTCAACATGTGGCTTGGCCTGTCCTCAGAGGAGATGAAGTTCAACTCCTTCTCAGAGGGAACTTTCAGTGTCTTTGCTGAGTTG TATGAGAACCAGGCTGAGTTGTTCGGGAAGTGGGGAACCACTGGACTAGTGGGGCGCTACAATTACTCAGACGTCACTGGCAAGATGAAGCTGAAGCAGCAGTACTTTTTGCCCCCTAGGGGATGGGAGTGGGAAGAGGAGTGGTTTGTCGATCCCCAGAAAAG TCTGTTGACTGAGGCGGACGCAGGACACACAGAGTTCATGGACGAGGTGTTTGAGAACGAGACCCGCTACCCAGGAGGGGACTGGAAGCCCGCCTCAGAACACTACACTGATGTG AACGGGGAGAAGAACCAGAGTCTCAGAGAGTTTGCTCTTCCCGAGGGGTGGAGCTGGGAGGACGTGTGGACAGCAGACCTGAACAGGGCTGTGGACGAGCAGG GATGGGAGTATGGGGTGACTATTCCCACAGATGACAAGCCTCGGTCGTGGGCGCCCGTGGAGAAGATGTACCATGTCCACCGCAGAAAAAGGATGGTCCGCCCCCGCAAGAGGGCagagccccctgctggtggCGCTGCAGAG AAACGGGACAGAGGTGACCCTGAGGGCTGGGAGTTCtcttctctgattggctggaattTCCACAGGAAGGAGCGTTCATCGGATACATTCCGTCGCAGGCGCTGGAGTAGAAAGATGGCACCGGAAGACCGTCTGGGAGCGGCGGCCATCTTTAAACTAGAGGGAGCATTG ggtgtgaacacagaggagaaggagagctcTGACAGCACGAAGGCATTCGGAGCCAACACACCCACTGTGTCCTGCTCTTTTGACA atgtgtttgTCTACCATCTCCGTGTGTATGTCTACCAAGCAAGAGAGCTGGCGTCCATGGACAAAGACAGCTTTTCTG ATCCGTTTGCACACGTGTCCTTCCTGCACCTGAGTAAAACCACAGAGAAGCTGAAGTCCACGCTGAACCCCACCTGGGACCAGACCCTGATCTTCAACGACCTGGAGATCTACGGGGACCCTCAGAGTATGGCCCGCGACCCCCCCAAAGTGGTGCTGGAGTTCTACGACTATGACCAAGTG GGTAACGATGAGCTGCTGGGCCGGACGGTGTTCCCTCCCCTGGTTGAGCTGAGCTCCAACAGGGACCGGACCCCCAAGCTGCTGTGGTACCCCATCATGCAGAAGGGTCACAGGGCAGGGGAGGCCCTGCTGGCTGCCGAGCTCATCCTCAAAGACAAG AATGCTCCGATAGAccttcctctggttcctccaaTGAGATCTCTGAACCTCTACATGGTCCCGCAGGGGATACGACCTGTAGTGCAGCTCACCGCTGtggag ATCCTGGTGTGGGGGCTGCGCAACATGAAGCCCTACGAGCTGGCGGCCGTGGCCTCccccagcctggtggtggagtgtGGGGGTCAGAGGGTGGAGTCGGCCGTCATCAGGAACATGAAGAAGAGCCCCAACTTCCCCAGCTCCGTGCTCTTCATACAAGTG TACCTGCCCAAGGATGAGATGTACACGCCGCCCATCGTGCTGAAGGTGATCGACCACCGGCCGTTCGGCAGGAAGCCGGTGGTGGGCCAGTGCACCATCTCGTCCCTGGAGCGCTTCCGCTGCGACCCCCACGTCATCACCGCCGAGGGCAGCATGGCCAACAAGA TGTCTCTGATGTCCTCTACTGCCCCTCATCTTTCCATCTCCATGGACGAGAACAGGCCACTGCTAGAGGCTCAG TTTATGCACAGTATGTCAGCCGCACTCGACAAAATGGCGACCCCTGCTTCCCATTTT GAGAAGGAGACGGAGGACTGGTGGAGTAAGTTCTACGCGTCCATGGGAGATCGGGAGCGATGTGGAGAGTACTTGCAGAAGGGATACGACACGCTGGAG GCGTACGACAACGAACTGGAGGACCTGCCGGAGTTCAACGGGCTGACGGACTTCTGCGACACCTTCAAGCTGGAGCGAGGCAAGAAGCAGAGCAAGGACAGCGACCCCGACGTGGTGGGCGAGTTCAAG GGCTCCTTCAGGGTGTACCCCCTGTCTGATGACCCCGGGGTGATGGCTCCGCCCAGGCAGTTCAGAGAGCTGCCCGACAGCGGGCCGCAGGAGTGTCTGGTGCGGGTCTACATCATCAGGGCCATAGACCTGCAGCCCAAAGACAACAACGGCAGG TGTGATCCATACATTAAGATAACCCTCGGGAGGAACAGAATCGACGACAGTGACCACTACGTCCCAAACAACACCAACCCTGTGTTTGGAAA GATGTTTGAGATGTCGTGCTACCTGCCTCAGGAGAAGGACCTGAAGATCTCCGTGTACGACTACGACCTCCTGACCCGGGACGAGAAGGTGGGCGAGACGGTGATAGACCTGGAGAACCGCTTCCTGTCCCGGTTCAACTCCTACTGCGGCCTTCCCCAGACCTACTGCAT ATCTGGGGTCAACCAGTGGCGGGACCAGATGAAGCCGTCTCAGATCCTGGACAATGTGGCCCGTCTCAAAGGTCTGTCCAAACCCAGGACTGAGGACAACGGCAACACGCTCACCTTCATGGGCAGAGACTACACCCTGGCCGAGTTTG AGGCCAACAAGGAGGTGCACCAGCACCTGGGCCCGGCCCGCGAGCGCATGTGTCTGCACGTGCTCAGAACCCAGGGGCTGGTCCCGGAGCACGTTGAGACCCGGACCCTGTACAGCAGCTTCCAGCCCTCGCTCTCCCAG GGACGACTCCAAATGTGGGTGGACGTCTTCCCCAAGAGCCTGGGCGTGCCCGGCCCTCCCTTTGACATCACCCCACGCAAGGCCAAGAA AAACATCCTGCGGGTCATCGTGTGGAACACCACCGACGTCACCCTTGATGAGACGAGCATCACCGGAGAGCACATGAGTGACATCTACGTCAAGGG CTGGATGCCAGGCATGGAGGAGGAAAAGCAGAAGACGGACGTCCACTACAGGTCACTGGACGGCGACGGGAACTTCAACTGGAGGTTCATCTTCAACTTTGACTACCTGCCCGCGGAGCAGCTCTGTCTGGTCTCCAAGAAG GAACATTTCTGGAATCTTGACAAATCAGAGTTCAGGATTCCTCCCAAGTTGATCGTTCAGATATGGGACAACGACAAGTTCTCATTGGACGATTACTTGG GTGTGGTGGAGCTGGACCTGCGCTCCCTGATCCCTCCCGCCAAGACGCCAGAGAAGTGCAGCATGGAGATGATGGAGCGCGGCCCGGACAAGAGCAAGTCTCAGCAGGCCCAGTCTCAGCAGGCCCAGTCTCTGCTGGCCCAGAAGTCGGTGCGCGGCTGGTGGCCCTGCACCATCGACAAGGACGGCAAGAAGGAGCTGGGC ggcAAGGTGGAGATGACGCTGGAGATCGTGGGTGATGAGGATGCCGATGAGAAACCGGCTGGAAAGGGCCGGGATGAGCCCAACATGAACCCCAGACTAGAACCCCCCAA TCGGCCAGACACCTCGTTCTTCTGGTTCACCAGCCCCTGCAAGGCGATGAAGTTCATCGTGTGGCGCCGCTTCAGATGCCTCTTCATCATGCTGATCCTCCTGGTTATCGTGGGGCTCTTCCTCGGAATCCTCCTGTACTCCTTGCCG AACTACATTTCGATGAAGATAGTTAACCCAATGGGTTAA